The following proteins are co-located in the Trichormus variabilis 0441 genome:
- the nth gene encoding endonuclease III has protein sequence MSTTTRKSPSKKQRALEVLSRLKRLYPDATCSLNYTTTVQLLVATILSAQCTDERVNLVTPALFSRFPDAPSLANADLTELENLVRSTGFYRNKAKNIQAACRMIVSEYNSVVPNTMEQLLKLPGVARKTANVVLAHAYGINAGVTVDTHVKRLSQRLGLTKYPDPVHIEQDLMKLLPQPDWENWSIRLIYHGRAVCKARSPVCEACELADLCPSVTKTIIVG, from the coding sequence GTGAGTACTACTACCCGTAAATCACCTTCTAAAAAGCAACGGGCGTTAGAAGTTCTCTCTCGCCTGAAGCGTCTTTATCCCGATGCCACCTGCTCCTTAAATTACACCACAACAGTACAGTTGCTGGTGGCAACTATTCTCTCAGCCCAGTGTACGGATGAGCGAGTCAATCTAGTTACACCAGCTTTATTTAGCCGCTTTCCTGATGCGCCTAGTCTAGCGAATGCGGATTTAACAGAGTTAGAAAACTTGGTACGTTCCACAGGGTTTTATCGCAATAAAGCCAAAAATATTCAAGCCGCCTGTCGCATGATTGTTAGTGAGTATAACTCTGTGGTTCCCAACACAATGGAACAGTTGCTTAAACTGCCTGGTGTGGCGAGAAAAACGGCAAATGTGGTTTTAGCTCATGCCTATGGTATCAATGCTGGGGTGACAGTAGATACCCATGTGAAGCGCCTCAGCCAACGCTTAGGTTTAACTAAATATCCAGACCCCGTTCACATTGAACAGGATTTAATGAAATTACTGCCCCAACCAGATTGGGAAAATTGGTCAATTCGGCTAATTTATCACGGTCGCGCTGTCTGTAAAGCCCGTTCTCCTGTATGTGAGGCTTGCGAATTGGCGGATTTATGTCCGTCTGTCACGAAAACAATTATTGTTGGGTAG
- the rpsN gene encoding 30S ribosomal protein S14, translated as MAKKSMIEREKKRAKLVEKYSAKREALLEEFRTTESPLEKLEIHRQIQQLPRNSAPNRRRNRCWVTGRPRGVYRDFGLSRNVLREWAHEGLLPGVVKSSW; from the coding sequence ATGGCAAAAAAGAGTATGATTGAGCGCGAGAAAAAACGCGCTAAGTTGGTAGAAAAGTATTCTGCAAAGCGGGAAGCTCTGTTAGAGGAGTTCAGAACTACAGAATCTCCTCTAGAGAAGTTAGAAATTCACCGACAAATCCAACAGCTACCCCGTAACAGTGCGCCTAATCGTCGCCGTAACCGTTGCTGGGTGACTGGTCGTCCTAGAGGTGTTTATCGTGACTTTGGGCTATCTCGGAACGTCCTGCGGGAATGGGCGCACGAAGGTCTTTTACCTGGAGTTGTTAAGTCTAGCTGGTAG
- the aat gene encoding leucyl/phenylalanyl-tRNA--protein transferase translates to MQYDIASIIQGYAQGYFLMADDNDCLGWYGSRDRTLIPLDERFRYPKSLQRVLNQERFTVAINRDFAAVVAGCANRESTWISQELQEIYWLLHQTGYAYSFETWQGEELAGGILGIVIGGAFIGESMFYRIPEGSKVAMVKLVERLRQREFVMFDAQMMNPHLERFGAYRIKDKEYKTLLEKALLSSSTLI, encoded by the coding sequence ATGCAATATGATATCGCCTCTATTATTCAAGGCTACGCTCAAGGCTATTTTCTCATGGCTGACGACAATGATTGCCTGGGATGGTATGGAAGCCGCGATCGCACTTTGATTCCCTTAGATGAGCGATTTCGCTATCCTAAGTCTTTACAGCGTGTTTTAAACCAAGAAAGGTTTACAGTGGCAATTAACCGCGATTTTGCAGCTGTAGTGGCTGGTTGTGCTAACAGAGAAAGTACTTGGATTTCTCAGGAATTGCAAGAAATTTACTGGCTACTACACCAGACGGGTTACGCCTACAGTTTTGAAACATGGCAAGGTGAAGAACTAGCAGGCGGGATTTTAGGTATTGTCATTGGCGGTGCTTTTATAGGCGAATCGATGTTTTACCGCATTCCCGAAGGCTCTAAAGTAGCGATGGTAAAATTAGTAGAAAGATTACGCCAAAGGGAATTTGTTATGTTTGACGCGCAAATGATGAATCCCCACCTAGAAAGATTCGGCGCTTACCGTATTAAAGATAAAGAATATAAAACTCTACTAGAAAAAGCACTGCTAAGTTCTAGTACTCTAATTTAG